In the Lampris incognitus isolate fLamInc1 chromosome 11, fLamInc1.hap2, whole genome shotgun sequence genome, one interval contains:
- the si:dkey-229b18.3 gene encoding uncharacterized protein si:dkey-229b18.3 isoform X2 — MYFQIRDYVLACPECLEQRRKRTEDWGASHHVSKTVTSHGDDVLGKLRSQREAGLFCDITLRTDGRSFSAHRAVLAAVSEYFQEIFTAMDSSANTDVDLTGFSEESLMSLLDFSYSSTLCVRWEDLSEVSTMARHLGMWPAVEACSALLREQEQPDGGFAIAGSRSRLHHQQKEHKRKRVSAGEDKVNDCFSLTLDVSNSSLPESPRRTPRRLPRLQAQGHNGLCHSPTHRMKLMDFKSPSSKRAAVSHNSVSAPQSRRCPHSPPSHTRLLRSTPGAAEKVQKLLPRPQSPRRNRKTHPLSSPSSTSRPRAGAVVSPVRVKQEAEELGEDEEDYARAQEKYRLMNVLGLQRTALLPRPEDLIGWRQKKRLRKLKANNYSLTKRRKPRPPATGLIFGDLPLSLPLCNPINTCILNKVIKAEPEDLLSVKEMKPKRPRPTPQRVPPSDRSMRSKEKILQCLSRPEFEGRKLRRSVRMGNGTPLSAQPSPRHARAKPLAQSAVRIKAEPGEYSISGSHQPSNSHHSHTQPREPSSQLRTPARKKVTMETVRTLRYNSGRPLTKAKLKRSAAREAKKAQVKSRGEETKVGRQKPRPAMDTSSRTQDNKSSGLTDSGPLPSIYSHPLYKVIKEEPADPLPVTVPFPDPPSPDLGKRQSKPPIKLLDPGFLFSFCRPAGGPMLGVKREEETVDICLTRSVSQETRQFGAEEPQRRLLRSRGGPPALQQVKKERKERSVSQSRVQRPRPDSLRNGIRHLGKPTGSKVKQDIPKTQGKPPPQSSRGCVLLESIRRARLKQLRGPRSQAPKALKAAHACPQCHSSHRDCDALIMHRLRHIEGKHWPCPLCSKTFFLLRNVRNHIRTHEPKLYKCRSCIAAAS, encoded by the exons CCATGGACTCCAGCGCGAATACAGACGTGGACCTCACCG GTTTTAGTGAGGAGAGCCTCATGTCTCTCTTGGATTTCTCTTACTCCTCCACCTTGTGTGTACGCTGGGAGGACCTGTCTGAAGTCAGCACCATGGCCCGCCACCTAGGCATGTGGCCCGCTGTGGAGGCCTGCTCCGCCCTGCTGAGGGAGCAGGAGCAGCCCGATGGGGGCTTTGCAATAGCCGGCTCCAGGTCTCGCCTCCACCACCAACAGAAGGAGCACAAGAGGAAAAGGGTCTCTGCGGGAGAGGACAAGGTGAATGACTGCTTCAGTCTAACTCTGGACGTATCGAACAGCTCTTTGCCCGAGAGCCCAAGACGCACTCCCCGACGGCTGCCCAGGCTGCAGGCGCAGGGCCACAACGGCCTTTGCCACAGTCCCACGCACAGGATGAAACTCATGGACTTCAAATCCCCCTCTTCAAAGAGGGCCGCAGTCTCTCACAACTCCGTATCCGCCCCACAGTCTCGGAGGTGCCCCCACTCACCTCCCTCACACACCCGCCTTCTCCGCTCCACTCCCGGGGCGGCTGAGAAGGTTCAGAAATTGCTGCCCAGGCCACAGAGCCCTCGGCGGAACAGGAAAACTCACCCTCTCTCCTCACCTTCCTCTACCTCCAGGCCGAGGGCTGGTGCTGTGGTAAGCCCAGTAAGGGTAAAGCAGGAAGCAGAGGAGCTgggtgaggatgaggaggattACGCACGGGCGCAGGAGAAGTACAGGCTCATGAACGTCCTCGGCCTACAGAGGACGGCCCTGCTCCCCAGACCGGAggatctgattggctggaggcaGAAAAAGCGCCTGCGGAAGCTGAAGGCGAATAACTACTCACTGACAAAAAGGAGGAAACCCCGCCCCCCGGCCACTGGACTGATATTTGGGGATCTGCCTCTGTCACTGCCCCTCTGTAACCCCATTAACACTTGCATCCTCAACAAGGTCATCAAGGCCGAACCTGAGGATCTGCTCAGCGTGAAGGAGATGAAGCCAAAGCGGCCGAGACCCACCCCACAACGTGTACCCCCCAGTGACAGAAGTATGCGAAGCAAAGAAAAGATATTGCAGTGTTTGTCCAGGCCGGAATTTGAGGGAAGGAAACTGAGACGCTCTGTGAGGATGGGTAACGGTACCCCACTCTCTGCCCAGCCATCACCTCGCCACGCCAGGGCCAAACCTTTGGCACAGAGCGCAGTCAGGATCAAAGCAGAACCAGGTGAATACTCCATTTCAGGATCCCACCAGCCATCAAACAGCCATCATAGCCACACACAGCCTCGCGAGCCCTCAAGTCAGCTAAGGACCCCAGCCCGGAAGAAGGTGACCATGGAGACGGTCAGAACACTGCGCTACAACAGCGGTCGACCGTTGACGAAGGCCAAACTTAAGCGGAGTGCTGCGAGGGAGGCGAAGAAGGCACAGGTTAAGTCTAGAGGGGAGGAGACGAAGGTGGGGAGACAGAAACCGAGGCCAGCCATGGACACCAGCTCCCGAACTCAGGATAACAAATCAAGCGGTCTAACCGACTCTGGACCTTTGCCATCCATCTACAGCCATCCTTTATATAAGGTCATCAAAGAGGAACCAGCAGATCCCTTGCCTGTGACTGTACCCTTTCCAGACCCACCCTCCCCGGACTTAGGCAAACGCCAGAGCAAACCGCCCATCAAGCTTCTTGACCCAGGATTCCTCTTCAGCTTCTGTCGGCCCGCAGGGGGGCCCATGTTGGGGgtgaagagggaggaggagacggTGGATATTTGCCTGACTCGCTCCGTTTCGCAGGAAACGAGGCAGTTTGGTGCCGAGGAGCCCCAGCGAAGGTTGCTGAGGTCCAGGGGAGGTCCACCAGCCCTGCAGCAGGTGAagaaggaaaggaaggaaaggaGTGTGAGTCAAAGTAGGGTCCAGAGACCGAGACCCGACTCCTTACGTAATGGCATTCGTCATCTGGGCAAACCTACTGGGTCAAAGGTCAAACAGGACATACCAAAG ACGCAAGGTAAACCCCCCCCTCAGAGTAGCAGAGGGTGTGTCTTGTTGGAATCCATCCGTCGGGCGAGGCTGAAGCAGCTCAGGGGTCCTCGCAGTCAGGCCCCCAAGGCCCTGAAGGCGGCCCATGCCTGCCCGCAATGCCATAGCTCCCACAGGGACTGCGATGCCCTCATCATGCACCGCCTCAGGCACATCGAGGGCAAGCACTGGCCATGCCCG CTTTGCAGTAAGACCTTCTTTCTGCTGAGGAATGTGCGGAACCACATCCGTACCCACGAGCCGAAGCTCTACAAGTGCCGCAGCTGTATCGCCGCTGCCTCTTGA